CCATCCAAAAGGCCTTAACCCGGGCTGGCGGGCGCCGTGAAGAAGCCGCCGCCTTATTAGGTCTCAGCCGAACTTCTCTCTGGCGAAAAATGAAACAATTCGGTTTAAAATAGGACCATGTTTCAAATTGTTTCAATTGTTTCAGTAATTGGAAATATTTTGAAACATCATTAAAGTCCACAAATAATAACAACTAATAATGGTCTGGATTCCCGCCTGCGCGGGAATGACGAGTTTTTACATAGGCGTCAATAGTGATGAATTCGTAAAAAGTCGCCGAAACACGCATTACGTCATTCCGGCGCAAGCCGGAATCCAATGTTTTTAGCAGGTTATAATTTCCTGGACCCCGGCTTGCGCCGGGGTGACGAGTTTTTACGAGACCATCGATAGTGACAATCTCTTAAAAAATAAATAGGTGCCTTTTTAAAGTAAATTCAAATTGTTCTACCATCACTCCAGCCCCAGGGCTTAATCCTTCCGATTGCAGGTGAGTTTTTATAAGCTAATCCAGATGAAACAATTTTTGTTTCATTCAAAATAATTTCCCCTTCCTATTTATAAAAAATATAACAAATTCAATAAATTAATAATTTGGCCTATTTTTTGCATATTAAGATAATTGTTCTTGCAAAATCAATGAATTTCATTATTTAAGGAGGTTTCAAAGTGATCAAGGAACATGTGGACATTGATGATATCATAGAACGATATCCGGGAAAGCCGGAATCATTAATATTTCTCCTCCAAGATATTCAGGCTGCCTATAACTATGTCTCCCCCGAGGCCATGACTCTGGTCTGTGACCATGTAGGCGTCCCCTTAACCCAGGCTTATGCGGTGGCCACGTTTTACCAGTCTTTCAGTCTGGAACCCAAAGGAGAACACGAGATTCGGGTCTGTCTGGGAACGGCCTGCCATCTGAAGGGGGCCGGGCGTATCGTCTCCGAATTGGAAAGGCGATTGGGTATTAAGGCCGGCGAAACAACCAAGGACCTGAAATATTCATTAGATACCGTTAATTGCCTGGGGGCCTGCGCCCTGGCACCGGTTTCCGTTGTCGATAGTGACTATCAACCTAATACCACGACCCCGAAGCTTGTTAAGCTACTCGACAAACTGGCCTCGGAATAAAGCCGTAAGGGAAAGGTAATGGCATGGCACAACCCAAATTAGCAGAACAACCAAATAGTATGAAAATTAAATCGATAGAGGAACTGAATGCCTTCAGACAGGAAATCTTGTCCCTTCAGGATCCTGCCCGGCCCACGGTGATCGTCTGCCACGGCACGGGATGTTTGGCCAACGGCAGTCCCAAGGTCAGTGAGGCCTTACGCAAAACCATTGCCAAGGCCGGCTTTCAAGCCAAGGTCATGCCGGGAATCAAAACCACCGGCTGCCATGGATTTTGCTCCAGGGGTCCATTGGTCATCGTTAAACCTTACGGTCTCTTTTACCAGCGGGTGAAAGCCGGTGATGCCGAGGAAATCGTCAATACGACCTTGTTAAAGGGAGAACCGGTAGAGCGCCTTCTTTATAAAGACCCCAAGACCAAAGAGCCCATTGCACTTGAAAAAGAAATTCCCTTTTATAAATTTCAGCAGCGGGTGGTCCTCAGAAACATAGGCAAAGTCGACCCCATGGATATTCGGGACACCATAGCCGCCGGCGGCTATCAGGCTTTGGCCAGGGCCATGACCTCTCTCACTCCCGATGAGGTGATCTCCCAGGTGGAAAAATCCGGGCTGCGGGGCCGGGGAGGAGCCGGTTTCCCTACTGGCCGGAAATGGCGCAGCGCCGTGGCTGCCATAAAGAAAAAAGGCGGTCCGGTTTATGTGGTCTGTAACGGTGATGAAGGGGATCCTGGAGCGTTTATGGACCGGACTATCATGGAGGGGGACCCTCATGCCGTTTTGGAAGGGATGATCATCGGCGCCTACGCCCTGGGATGCCACCAGGGGTACATCTATGTCAGGGCCGAATACCCCATAGCCATTAAACACCTGATTATTGCCATGGACCAGGCCCGGTCCCTGGGCCTCCTGGGACAGAATATTTTGGGAACCGGATTTGACTTCGATATTCAGATCAATCGGGGTGCCGGCGCCTTTGTCTGCGGGGAATCTACGGCCCTTTTTACCTCCCTTGAAGGGAGGGCCGGCGAACCTAGACCCAAGTATGTCCGCTCTGTCGAAGAAGGGCTTTGGGGTAAACCTACGGTCCTCAATAATGTCGAATCCTGGGCTAATGTGCCGGTCATCATCGAGAAAGGGGCGGATTGGTATGCCGGGATAGGGGTCCCGACCAGCACCGGAACCAAGGTCTTTTCTCTGGTCGGCAAGGTCAACAATGTGGGTCTGGTGGAAGTTCCCATGGGAATTCCCTTGGTAAAGATCATTGAAGAAATCGGGGGGGGTGTTCCGGGAGGGAAGCCCTTTAAAGCGGTCCAGACCGGCGGCCCATCGGGAGGGTGTATTCCTTATACCTTGAAAGAT
This DNA window, taken from Deltaproteobacteria bacterium, encodes the following:
- a CDS encoding NADH-quinone oxidoreductase subunit NuoF, translating into MAQPKLAEQPNSMKIKSIEELNAFRQEILSLQDPARPTVIVCHGTGCLANGSPKVSEALRKTIAKAGFQAKVMPGIKTTGCHGFCSRGPLVIVKPYGLFYQRVKAGDAEEIVNTTLLKGEPVERLLYKDPKTKEPIALEKEIPFYKFQQRVVLRNIGKVDPMDIRDTIAAGGYQALARAMTSLTPDEVISQVEKSGLRGRGGAGFPTGRKWRSAVAAIKKKGGPVYVVCNGDEGDPGAFMDRTIMEGDPHAVLEGMIIGAYALGCHQGYIYVRAEYPIAIKHLIIAMDQARSLGLLGQNILGTGFDFDIQINRGAGAFVCGESTALFTSLEGRAGEPRPKYVRSVEEGLWGKPTVLNNVESWANVPVIIEKGADWYAGIGVPTSTGTKVFSLVGKVNNVGLVEVPMGIPLVKIIEEIGGGVPGGKPFKAVQTGGPSGGCIPYTLKDVAVDFDSLTKAGSMMGSGGMIVMDRRDCVVDVACYFLKFLEEESCGKCLPCRLGVTRMREMLDTFSKGQGSKQDLEDLMSLAQAIQDGSLCALGGSAPNPVLTTVKYFREEYLAHIEQQRCPAGVCKDLITYQIDPEKCTGCMLCARNCPQKCIQGEKKKPHRIETEKCIRCGICLDNCKFEAVQVS
- a CDS encoding NAD(P)H-dependent oxidoreductase subunit E; this translates as MKEHVDIDDIIERYPGKPESLIFLLQDIQAAYNYVSPEAMTLVCDHVGVPLTQAYAVATFYQSFSLEPKGEHEIRVCLGTACHLKGAGRIVSELERRLGIKAGETTKDLKYSLDTVNCLGACALAPVSVVDSDYQPNTTTPKLVKLLDKLASE